The Sandaracinus amylolyticus genomic interval CCTGCGCGATCGTCTGCGCGCCGTCGCTCAGCTGGAAGCACGCGGCCACGAAGAGCAGCGGCACCGCGGTGCGGATCACGGCGGGCTCGAGCGTGAAGAGCGACGCGAGGTGCTCGGGGATCGCGAGCAGCACGAGCGCGCCCACCGTCATGATCGCGGTGCCCGACGCGACTCCGACGAGGCCCGCGCGCCGGGTCGCGACGGCGTCGTCGCGCCCGATCGCGTGGCCGACTCTCACGCTCGTCGCCGCGCCCACGCCGAGCGCGATCTGGAACGTCGTCGACACGAGCGAGAGCGCGACCTGATGCCCGCCCATCACCTCGGTGCCGAAGCGCGTCATCAGCATCGTCACCAGCGAGAACGAGCCCGCCTCGATCAGGAACTGCACCGCGATCGCGCCGCCGATGCGCACCGCGCGCGCGAGCAGCACGCGATCGGGCGCACGCAGCGAGCCGTCGCCCGGGGGCACGTCGAGCACGGTGATCGGCGCCGCGGCGATCACGAGCTGCACGATCGTCGCGACCGCGGTCGCGTACCCCGCGCCCGCGATGCCGAACGCCGGCACCCCGAGCGGCGCGTAGCCGAACGAGAGGCCCATCGCGACGGGCACGTTCACGACGTTCGCGACCACCACTGCGATCAAGAGCGAGCGCGTGCGGCCGAGCGCCTGGAGGTACGCGCGCGACGCGGCGAGCACGAGGAACGGCAGCAGGCTCGGCAAGCGCGCGTGCAGATAGGTGCGCGTGAGCGAGAGCACCTCGGGCGTCGCGTCGAATCGATGCAGCTGCTCGCCGATCGCGATGACGATCGCGGAGAG includes:
- a CDS encoding MATE family efflux transporter, with amino-acid sequence MRRAIEQELAELARLATPLVLTNLGNMALSLVDIAIVGRLGASELAAAGLGNAIFFLLAVFGMGLMFGLDPLIAQAVGAGEHRTARRILWQGVWLAVAVTVPLSAIVIAIGEQLHRFDATPEVLSLTRTYLHARLPSLLPFLVLAASRAYLQALGRTRSLLIAVVVANVVNVPVAMGLSFGYAPLGVPAFGIAGAGYATAVATIVQLVIAAAPITVLDVPPGDGSLRAPDRVLLARAVRIGGAIAVQFLIEAGSFSLVTMLMTRFGTEVMGGHQVALSLVSTTFQIALGVGAATSVRVGHAIGRDDAVATRRAGLVGVASGTAIMTVGALVLLAIPEHLASLFTLEPAVIRTAVPLLFVAACFQLSDGAQTIAQGALRGAGDTFWPLVINLSGHYAVGLPLGIALAWGVLDLGAAGLWWGLSAGLTCVAIAMTVRFVRLSRRAIARV